The Synechococcus sp. MU1643 genome contains a region encoding:
- a CDS encoding RluA family pseudouridine synthase: MRDPWLIAVDKPAGLLSQPGLGPEQSDSVITRLQQQDQGLRLVHRLDRDTSGVLLLARSADPLRRLSALFAERRINKLYQAEVEGELQGSGSIASSLARLSRQPPRYGSHPEGRLALTIWRARAAGSHRTRLWLRPLTGRSHQLRAHLAERGHPIVGDPIYGDAGRSCRMHLHAQALSFRHPFTQQRVRLIAQELPFAIE; the protein is encoded by the coding sequence ATGCGGGACCCATGGCTGATAGCGGTCGATAAGCCTGCCGGCCTGCTGAGCCAACCTGGCCTGGGGCCGGAGCAAAGCGATTCCGTGATCACCCGCTTGCAGCAGCAGGATCAAGGCCTGCGCCTGGTTCACCGCCTGGACCGCGACACCTCGGGGGTGCTGCTCTTGGCCCGAAGCGCTGACCCCCTGCGGCGGCTCAGTGCCCTGTTTGCTGAACGACGAATCAACAAGCTCTATCAGGCGGAGGTGGAGGGGGAGCTCCAAGGCAGCGGCAGCATCGCCAGCTCGTTGGCGCGTCTCTCGCGCCAACCGCCGCGCTACGGCAGCCACCCGGAGGGGCGTCTGGCGCTGACGATTTGGCGAGCCCGCGCCGCTGGTTCCCACCGCACGCGGCTCTGGTTGCGTCCGCTCACGGGGCGCTCCCATCAGCTGCGGGCCCATCTGGCCGAACGGGGCCACCCCATCGTGGGAGATCCGATCTACGGGGATGCCGGCCGTTCCTGTCGCATGCATCTGCATGCCCAGGCCCTGAGCTTTCGCCATCCCTTCACCCAGCAACGCGTCCGTCTGATCGCGCAGGAGCTTCCCTTTGCAATTGAGTGA
- a CDS encoding HDIG domain-containing metalloprotein — translation MVRVPRLSSLWRNWVRLEGPGGRLLRWTRLQTLVVLLLCLSVAAASSLPWLIKPKVQPGSLAPFEAIAPKDALVQDSTALEQQRASLVSRSVVQVIDQEQTQALKQRLEQQLLQLQEVTNTGSGARIGPVNLSEPEKKWLERRSEREHLAWDESVRSTADRMLSQGLVSNLAVEQLLQAANLQLQAVALQPPAAWSLAGKVLTSTLRGSSNLRTDPNLSKQLIEEQLTKQAIPTIKVRKGDLITRKGEPISPQAYDVLDYFGRVRREPQPLIWFQRFVEAAAACAVMLLVMRRERPGLEVRHALLAVGLLLLVQGAKLWFKGTVSPLAILVPPSLLLAEGLGTGCGLVWMGVAALLWPEPVQGLGDGRLLVAASVAATGALIAGRQRSRGQLLQLTVLLPIGALVGQWLLLQLQPFTGLRLWGSLNPSLDELATDALLLGIVLMFSLLLIPMLEGSFGLLTRARLLELADQERPLLRRLSCEAPGTFEHTLMICGLAEEGARAIGADVDLIRTGSLYHDVGKLHAPDWFIENQKDGPNPHDALDDPQASAAVLQAHVDEGLKLARRHRLPRPIADFIPEHQGTLKMGYFLHKAQERGGVVEEHRFRYRGPEPRTKETAILMLADGCEAALRSLPPDTSDAQAVDTVRRIVEARQRDGQLRKSNLNRSEVELVIRAFVQVWRRMRHRRIPYPIPARR, via the coding sequence TTGGTTCGCGTTCCTCGGCTGAGCAGCCTTTGGCGGAACTGGGTGCGGCTCGAAGGCCCCGGGGGTCGCCTGCTGCGCTGGACGCGACTACAGACACTCGTTGTTTTGCTGCTGTGCCTTTCCGTGGCCGCAGCCTCAAGCCTGCCCTGGCTGATAAAGCCGAAAGTCCAACCCGGATCGCTGGCCCCGTTTGAAGCCATCGCTCCGAAAGATGCCCTGGTGCAGGACAGCACCGCCCTCGAGCAGCAGCGAGCCTCTCTGGTGTCGCGATCGGTGGTGCAGGTCATCGATCAGGAGCAGACCCAAGCACTTAAACAACGGCTCGAGCAACAACTGCTGCAGCTGCAGGAGGTCACCAACACCGGATCTGGCGCCCGAATCGGGCCGGTGAACCTTTCTGAGCCGGAGAAAAAATGGCTGGAACGACGCAGCGAACGGGAACATCTGGCATGGGATGAGTCGGTGCGCAGCACCGCTGATCGCATGCTCAGCCAAGGGCTGGTGAGCAATCTGGCCGTTGAGCAATTACTCCAGGCGGCCAACCTGCAACTCCAGGCGGTTGCCCTGCAGCCACCGGCAGCTTGGTCCCTTGCCGGCAAGGTGCTCACCAGCACCCTGCGCGGAAGCAGCAACCTGCGCACCGACCCAAACCTGAGCAAACAGCTGATCGAGGAACAGCTGACCAAACAGGCCATCCCCACCATCAAGGTGCGCAAGGGGGATCTCATCACCCGCAAGGGCGAGCCAATCAGCCCACAGGCCTACGACGTGCTGGATTATTTCGGCCGCGTGCGCCGCGAGCCCCAACCGTTGATCTGGTTCCAACGGTTTGTTGAAGCCGCTGCAGCCTGCGCAGTGATGCTGTTGGTGATGCGGCGCGAACGGCCTGGCCTGGAAGTGCGCCATGCCCTGCTGGCGGTGGGTCTGCTGCTGCTGGTGCAGGGAGCGAAACTCTGGTTCAAGGGAACCGTGAGCCCTCTGGCCATCCTTGTGCCGCCCAGCCTGCTGCTGGCGGAGGGACTGGGCACCGGTTGCGGCTTGGTCTGGATGGGTGTGGCCGCTCTGCTCTGGCCAGAACCCGTGCAGGGACTTGGGGATGGCCGCCTGCTGGTGGCGGCAAGCGTGGCCGCCACTGGGGCCTTGATCGCGGGCCGTCAACGCAGCCGCGGGCAGCTGCTGCAACTGACGGTGCTGCTGCCGATCGGCGCGCTTGTGGGCCAGTGGCTGCTGCTGCAACTGCAACCTTTCACCGGCCTGCGGCTCTGGGGAAGCCTGAATCCAAGCCTGGATGAACTGGCCACCGATGCCTTGCTGCTGGGGATTGTGCTGATGTTCAGCCTGCTGCTGATCCCGATGCTGGAAGGGTCCTTCGGCCTACTCACCCGGGCACGGCTGCTGGAGCTGGCGGATCAGGAACGGCCTCTGTTGCGCCGCCTTTCCTGCGAAGCCCCGGGAACCTTTGAGCACACCCTGATGATCTGCGGCCTCGCGGAGGAGGGGGCGCGGGCGATTGGCGCGGATGTGGATCTGATCCGGACCGGGTCGCTCTATCACGATGTGGGCAAACTGCATGCGCCGGACTGGTTCATCGAGAACCAGAAGGACGGCCCCAATCCCCACGACGCGCTGGATGACCCCCAGGCAAGTGCAGCGGTGCTTCAAGCCCATGTGGATGAGGGGCTGAAGCTGGCGCGGCGTCACCGCCTACCCCGGCCCATCGCCGATTTCATCCCTGAGCACCAAGGCACCTTGAAAATGGGCTACTTCCTGCACAAGGCCCAGGAGCGCGGCGGAGTGGTTGAGGAGCACCGCTTCCGTTATAGGGGCCCGGAACCCCGTACCAAAGAAACAGCGATCTTGATGCTGGCGGATGGCTGTGAGGCGGCGTTGCGATCCCTCCCTCCCGACACCTCCGATGCCCAGGCAGTGGACACGGTGCGGCGGATCGTGGAAGCGCGGCAGCGGGATGGACAACTGCGCAAAAGCAACCTCAACCGCAGCGAAGTGGAACTGGTGATTCGTGCCTTCGTGCAGGTGTGGCGGCGGATGCGCCACCGCCGCATTCCCTATCCGATCCCGGCCCGTCGCTGA
- the folD gene encoding bifunctional methylenetetrahydrofolate dehydrogenase/methenyltetrahydrofolate cyclohydrolase FolD: MALRLDGKVLARDVEHRLQILIERCLAEVGRPPGLAVLRVGDDPASAVYVANKEKACARIGVASFGDHLPADTPPAQVLQTIERLNANPEVDGILLQLPLPAGLDEGPLLMAIDPEKDADGLHTLNLGRLLKGEPGPRSCTPAGVMAMLRSNGIDPAGKRAVVIGRSILVGQPMALMLQAANATVTIAHSRTADLVAHTREADILVVAAGRPEFIGAEHVRPGAAVVDVGIHRKPEGGLCGDVRAAEIESITSALSPVPGGVGPMTVTMLLVNTVVAWCRRHTLDHDLDDLVP, translated from the coding sequence ATGGCCCTGCGTTTGGACGGCAAGGTGCTGGCAAGGGATGTGGAGCATCGTCTTCAAATCCTGATCGAACGGTGTCTGGCCGAGGTGGGGCGACCGCCGGGCTTGGCGGTGCTGCGGGTTGGTGATGATCCCGCCAGCGCCGTCTACGTCGCCAACAAGGAAAAGGCCTGTGCTCGGATCGGGGTGGCCAGCTTTGGCGATCACCTCCCCGCCGACACGCCTCCAGCGCAGGTGCTTCAAACGATCGAACGGTTGAATGCCAACCCGGAAGTGGACGGGATCCTTCTGCAGCTTCCCCTTCCAGCCGGCCTCGATGAGGGGCCGCTGCTGATGGCCATCGATCCTGAAAAGGATGCCGATGGTCTGCACACCCTCAATCTCGGACGGCTGCTCAAGGGGGAACCGGGCCCGCGCAGCTGCACTCCCGCAGGGGTGATGGCGATGCTGCGCAGCAATGGCATCGATCCAGCGGGCAAGCGCGCTGTGGTTATCGGCCGCAGCATTCTTGTGGGGCAGCCGATGGCCTTGATGCTGCAGGCCGCCAACGCCACCGTCACCATTGCCCACTCCCGCACGGCCGATCTGGTGGCCCACACCCGCGAAGCCGACATTCTTGTGGTGGCAGCTGGCCGTCCTGAGTTCATCGGGGCCGAGCACGTGCGGCCGGGAGCGGCGGTGGTGGATGTCGGCATCCACCGCAAGCCGGAAGGTGGATTGTGCGGTGATGTTCGAGCGGCTGAAATCGAGTCGATCACTTCTGCGCTGTCGCCTGTCCCTGGCGGTGTGGGACCGATGACGGTGACGATGCTTCTGGTGAACACCGTTGTGGCTTGGTGCAGACGCCACACCCTTGACCATGATTTGGACGATCTCGTGCCCTGA
- the crtE gene encoding geranylgeranyl diphosphate synthase CrtE: MSAEFDFKAYLGKAKEQVEAALDGSLGPERPESLREAMRYSLLAGGKRLRPILCLAACELAGGEATQALPTAVALEMIHTMSLIHDDLPAMDDDDLRRGRPTNHKVYGEAVAILAGDALLTRAFEMVALRSPDVPAERLLKVVGELSLVAGAPGLVGGQVVDLESEGKEVDLETLEYIHLHKTGALLSACVITGAMIGGADEALIKALRIYARGIGLAFQIIDDILDITASSEVLGKTAGKDLIADKTTYPKLLGLDESRRRADALVNEAKESLQPWAEKAMPLLALADFITSRDR; encoded by the coding sequence ATGAGCGCCGAGTTCGATTTCAAGGCCTATCTCGGCAAGGCCAAAGAGCAGGTGGAAGCGGCCCTCGATGGATCCCTTGGTCCTGAGCGGCCGGAGTCCCTCAGGGAAGCGATGCGCTATTCGCTTCTTGCCGGTGGCAAGCGTCTGCGCCCGATTCTCTGCCTTGCTGCCTGCGAGCTGGCAGGCGGGGAGGCGACGCAGGCCCTGCCCACAGCGGTGGCGCTGGAAATGATCCACACCATGTCGTTGATTCACGACGACCTGCCGGCCATGGATGACGACGACCTGCGCCGTGGTCGTCCCACCAACCACAAGGTGTACGGCGAAGCGGTCGCCATCCTGGCGGGTGATGCCCTGCTGACCCGCGCCTTTGAAATGGTCGCGCTGCGCAGTCCGGATGTGCCGGCTGAGCGCCTCCTCAAGGTGGTGGGAGAACTGTCGTTGGTGGCCGGGGCCCCTGGCCTTGTGGGCGGCCAGGTGGTGGATCTAGAAAGCGAGGGCAAGGAGGTGGATCTTGAAACCCTCGAGTACATCCATCTCCATAAAACCGGAGCCCTGTTGAGCGCTTGTGTGATCACCGGGGCGATGATCGGCGGCGCCGATGAGGCGCTGATCAAGGCCCTGCGCATCTATGCCAGAGGAATCGGCCTAGCCTTCCAGATCATCGACGACATCCTCGACATCACGGCCAGCAGCGAGGTGCTCGGTAAAACCGCCGGCAAGGACCTCATCGCTGATAAGACCACTTATCCCAAGCTCTTGGGGCTCGACGAGTCCCGCCGCCGGGCTGATGCGCTGGTGAACGAAGCGAAAGAGTCCCTTCAACCCTGGGCCGAGAAGGCCATGCCCCTGCTGGCGTTGGCCGACTTCATTACCAGCCGCGACCGATGA
- a CDS encoding divergent PAP2 family protein: MIDATPSHAVLREFFDNSSLTWGLLACGGAQLSKLFLELLLHRRWRPSVLIETGGMPSSHSALVTGTAACVGWTLGFDHPLFALAAMVAFVVMYDASGIRRNAGLTAERVNGLPDSLWPDVLEKPLKESLGHSRLQVLVGSLMGPAIALPGVEFVGSPLHLLSGLGAGLG, encoded by the coding sequence ATGATCGACGCCACGCCTTCCCATGCGGTCCTGCGGGAGTTTTTCGACAACAGTTCACTCACCTGGGGCTTACTGGCCTGTGGCGGTGCCCAGCTCTCGAAGCTGTTCCTTGAGTTGCTCCTGCATCGCCGTTGGCGACCGTCGGTGCTGATCGAAACCGGCGGTATGCCGTCGAGTCACTCCGCCTTGGTCACAGGCACGGCAGCCTGTGTGGGCTGGACCCTGGGTTTTGATCACCCCCTCTTCGCCCTTGCGGCGATGGTGGCGTTTGTTGTCATGTACGACGCCAGTGGCATTCGGCGTAATGCCGGGCTGACGGCGGAACGGGTGAATGGCTTGCCTGATTCGCTCTGGCCGGATGTTCTGGAGAAACCCCTCAAGGAAAGCCTGGGCCACAGCCGGCTGCAGGTGCTGGTGGGCAGCCTGATGGGTCCCGCCATTGCTCTGCCTGGCGTGGAGTTTGTGGGATCACCGCTGCATCTGCTGTCGGGTCTTGGAGCTGGGCTGGGGTGA
- a CDS encoding AAA family ATPase has protein sequence MTAAADLTADQQAAADAFAAWLKQPVDGTPFVLSGFAGSGKTFLSMRLLRQVEASGLCWTVVAPTHKAVGVLRQALELEGLQPTWYPSTIHRLLRLKLKRSADAELCEPTEQTAMALENLGLVLIDEASMVDSTLLGIALQCAHPFKTRLVFVGDPAQLPPVGEQNSPVFAMQRSCSASLTQVVRHQGPVLRLAAGLREGRLPCQMPPLLPPIRSPQGQVRSLVQREWLDQARRALRDASVQDNPDAARILCYTNRTLDRLVPHARRAIHGEMADQMPVLPGEVLISRTAVMAPASRDGEEAGEEPDMVLGSNREVTVRDVKPEACDLADFGLSSADGPVPVIETLSASVNAGDLELTLRLQPPIGSSGRQELDAVMQRLRKQARDAGKKNGRAIWRQYFLIRDAFASLGPAAVLTVHRSQGSSFGDVFVAPDVFRADPAIRQQLCYVAVSRARTGVWLLGGETSPDLRTSWQREFDTTRDHA, from the coding sequence GTGACCGCCGCCGCGGACCTCACCGCTGATCAGCAGGCCGCGGCGGATGCCTTTGCGGCCTGGCTCAAACAGCCCGTGGATGGAACTCCCTTCGTGCTCAGTGGTTTTGCCGGCAGCGGCAAGACCTTCCTCTCCATGCGCCTGCTGCGTCAGGTGGAAGCCAGCGGTTTGTGTTGGACCGTCGTTGCCCCAACCCACAAAGCGGTGGGCGTCTTGCGCCAGGCCTTGGAGTTGGAGGGGCTCCAACCCACCTGGTATCCCTCCACCATCCATCGCTTGTTGCGGCTGAAACTCAAGCGCTCCGCCGACGCTGAACTCTGTGAACCCACCGAGCAGACGGCCATGGCCCTGGAGAACTTGGGCCTTGTGCTGATTGACGAAGCTTCGATGGTGGACAGCACCCTGTTGGGCATCGCCCTCCAGTGTGCCCATCCGTTCAAGACACGTTTGGTGTTTGTCGGCGACCCGGCCCAGTTGCCACCGGTTGGTGAGCAGAACAGTCCCGTGTTTGCGATGCAACGGTCCTGTTCTGCCAGCTTGACCCAGGTGGTGCGGCATCAAGGCCCGGTGCTGCGGCTGGCGGCGGGTCTGCGGGAGGGGCGCCTGCCCTGCCAGATGCCACCGCTGCTGCCGCCGATTCGTTCCCCGCAGGGGCAGGTGCGCAGCCTGGTGCAACGGGAATGGCTGGATCAGGCCCGGCGTGCCTTGAGGGATGCCTCGGTGCAAGACAACCCCGATGCCGCACGCATCCTCTGCTACACGAACCGCACCCTGGATCGCTTGGTGCCCCATGCGCGCCGCGCGATCCATGGGGAAATGGCGGATCAGATGCCGGTGCTGCCCGGTGAGGTGTTGATCAGTCGAACCGCGGTGATGGCCCCGGCCTCAAGGGATGGAGAAGAGGCCGGTGAAGAACCCGACATGGTGCTGGGCTCCAACCGTGAAGTGACGGTGCGGGACGTCAAGCCGGAGGCCTGTGACCTGGCGGATTTTGGCCTGTCGTCTGCCGATGGGCCTGTGCCGGTGATCGAGACCCTCTCCGCATCGGTGAATGCGGGGGATCTTGAGCTCACCCTGCGCCTGCAGCCGCCGATTGGCAGCTCTGGTCGTCAGGAGCTTGATGCGGTGATGCAGCGGCTGCGCAAGCAGGCCCGTGATGCTGGCAAGAAAAACGGTCGCGCGATCTGGCGGCAGTACTTCCTGATTCGTGATGCCTTCGCTTCCCTTGGGCCGGCGGCGGTGCTCACGGTTCACCGCAGTCAGGGCAGCAGTTTTGGGGATGTCTTTGTGGCGCCGGATGTGTTCCGGGCCGACCCAGCCATCCGCCAGCAGCTCTGTTATGTCGCAGTGTCCCGAGCCCGCACGGGGGTTTGGTTGCTTGGCGGGGAGACGTCGCCTGATCTGCGCACCTCCTGGCAGCGCGAATTCGATACCACCCGGGACCACGCATGA
- a CDS encoding histidine phosphatase family protein, whose protein sequence is MRHGATEWALNGRHTGSTDLPLLPDNEAEARALKPILGQQQFAAMFSSPFQRARRTCELAGLGHEMQICNDIVEWNYGDYEGITTTTIRQTVPNWTVWSHGCPGGEDAEQVEARCARAICTALDAPGPGDIALFAHGHILRALAGAWLGLGAAGDQLLPLATASVSILGWEREIRAI, encoded by the coding sequence TTGCGCCATGGAGCAACTGAGTGGGCACTGAACGGGCGGCACACCGGCAGCACAGACCTACCGCTCTTACCTGATAATGAAGCCGAAGCCAGAGCCCTGAAGCCAATCCTCGGTCAACAGCAATTCGCAGCGATGTTCAGCTCCCCCTTTCAACGGGCCAGACGAACCTGCGAGTTGGCTGGCCTTGGCCACGAGATGCAGATCTGCAACGACATCGTCGAGTGGAACTATGGCGACTACGAAGGGATCACAACCACCACGATCCGCCAAACCGTGCCGAACTGGACCGTATGGAGCCATGGCTGTCCTGGAGGTGAGGACGCTGAGCAAGTTGAGGCTCGCTGCGCAAGAGCTATCTGCACAGCGCTTGACGCTCCAGGTCCAGGGGACATTGCCCTTTTCGCCCATGGCCACATCTTGAGAGCACTCGCAGGAGCTTGGCTGGGCTTGGGAGCAGCTGGCGACCAGCTCTTACCTCTCGCAACAGCCTCCGTAAGCATCCTGGGATGGGAACGAGAGATTCGAGCCATTTAG
- a CDS encoding acylphosphatase, with amino-acid sequence MARRARSRGEAIGKRFVSRQQPPRIQPFAERWRWVIEGRVQRVGFRASCNRRALDLGISGWVRNLSDGRVEVQAEGAPLALSELRAWCEVGPPGARVLRVTPSQLPVTGDDWFEVRY; translated from the coding sequence ATGGCGCGCCGCGCTCGAAGCCGGGGAGAAGCGATCGGCAAGCGCTTCGTCAGCCGCCAGCAACCCCCGCGAATCCAACCGTTCGCCGAACGCTGGCGCTGGGTAATCGAAGGCCGCGTTCAGCGGGTAGGGTTCCGTGCCAGCTGCAATCGGCGCGCCCTGGATCTCGGCATCAGCGGTTGGGTGCGCAACCTCAGTGATGGCCGTGTGGAAGTTCAAGCCGAAGGGGCACCGCTGGCCTTGTCTGAACTGCGGGCCTGGTGTGAAGTCGGGCCGCCGGGTGCAAGGGTGCTTCGGGTGACACCCAGCCAGCTCCCGGTTACGGGCGACGACTGGTTCGAAGTGCGCTACTGA
- a CDS encoding cobyrinate a,c-diamide synthase — protein sequence MAAVIAAPASGSGKTLLSLALLSWAQQNGRWIQAFKVGPDYLDAQLLSQASGQTCRNLDLNLCGEAWVRRAFHGYGGASELTLVEGVMGLFDGIGSSTTGSTADVARLLDLPVVLVLDAGGQAASLGAIVHGFRDHDPHLHIAGVVLNKVSSPRHRELLAEVLDRMGVPLLGCLPRSEALALPGRHLGLAPAHELEAPEQRRQAWAALASQHLNLERLEPLLQAPRPGPQPLANIPVEQGQPLPVALASDAAFHFRYQETNELLEHMGMPVLRWSPLADEAIPSEAKGLILPGGFPEQHAAQLSGCEQSLSSLRAFVQQRPIYAECGGMLVLGNQLTDLDGSSHRMAGLLPFTAQRGPLQVGYRRLLARRDSPVVKSGQQLVGHEFHRWELHTNRPSSDRTVLWDIEGWKVHRHSEGWVDQTVHASWVHLHWASSTTICSRWRAALEAGEKRSASASSAASNPRESNRSPNAGAG from the coding sequence ATGGCCGCTGTCATCGCTGCACCAGCCAGTGGCAGCGGCAAAACCCTGTTGAGCCTGGCGCTGTTGAGCTGGGCCCAACAGAACGGCCGCTGGATTCAAGCCTTCAAGGTGGGGCCGGACTATCTCGATGCCCAGCTGCTCAGCCAGGCCTCGGGTCAGACCTGTCGCAACCTCGATCTAAATCTCTGCGGGGAAGCCTGGGTTCGGCGCGCATTTCACGGTTATGGAGGTGCCTCCGAGCTGACCCTCGTGGAGGGGGTGATGGGGCTCTTCGATGGCATCGGCAGCAGTACAACCGGAAGCACCGCCGACGTGGCCCGCCTGCTGGACCTGCCGGTGGTGCTGGTGCTGGATGCCGGTGGTCAGGCTGCCTCCCTCGGCGCCATCGTGCACGGATTCCGCGATCACGATCCCCACTTGCACATCGCCGGTGTGGTGCTCAACAAAGTCAGCAGCCCCAGGCACCGGGAACTGCTGGCCGAGGTGCTGGATCGCATGGGGGTGCCATTGCTGGGCTGCCTGCCGCGCAGCGAAGCCCTGGCCCTGCCGGGCCGTCATCTCGGCTTGGCCCCGGCCCATGAATTGGAAGCGCCCGAACAGCGACGCCAGGCCTGGGCCGCTCTGGCCAGCCAGCACCTGAACCTGGAACGCCTGGAACCCCTGCTGCAGGCACCCCGCCCCGGGCCGCAGCCCCTGGCCAACATCCCCGTAGAACAGGGACAGCCCCTGCCGGTGGCACTAGCCAGTGATGCCGCCTTTCACTTCCGCTACCAGGAAACCAATGAACTGCTGGAGCACATGGGCATGCCCGTGCTCCGCTGGAGCCCCCTGGCCGATGAGGCCATCCCTTCAGAAGCCAAGGGACTGATCCTGCCGGGCGGCTTCCCCGAACAGCACGCCGCCCAGCTCAGCGGCTGTGAGCAAAGCCTGAGCTCGCTACGGGCCTTCGTGCAGCAGCGACCGATCTACGCCGAATGCGGCGGGATGCTTGTGCTCGGAAACCAGCTAACCGACCTCGATGGCAGCAGCCACCGCATGGCGGGTCTACTGCCCTTCACGGCCCAGCGCGGACCGCTGCAGGTGGGCTATCGCCGCCTGCTGGCACGGCGGGACAGCCCTGTTGTGAAGAGCGGTCAGCAGCTGGTGGGCCACGAATTTCACCGCTGGGAACTGCACACCAACCGGCCGTCCTCCGACAGGACAGTGCTGTGGGACATTGAGGGATGGAAAGTCCATCGACATTCGGAAGGATGGGTCGATCAGACAGTTCACGCGAGCTGGGTTCACCTGCACTGGGCAAGCTCTACGACGATCTGCTCCCGATGGCGCGCCGCGCTCGAAGCCGGGGAGAAGCGATCGGCAAGCGCTTCGTCAGCCGCCAGCAACCCCCGCGAATCCAACCGTTCGCCGAACGCTGGCGCTGGGTAA
- a CDS encoding glucose-6-phosphate dehydrogenase assembly protein OpcA produces the protein MSPQLTLQTPLELAPAEVPHYLEQLWSPEQQGSTGTGANTFCLLIWQPAWAEQQLIRSGRLPGPVTGQQSAPLIAAGRQAVLDADLPLSTPPLDGAVVKAVADFEGQVSAEDLRGQYIDPALSALMPRRLITLAPTIDAAQPLETLVAAYCPLPEEGGGTAACGDVVVLRGGHGALREGLSILDPLLPDSMPAWVWWNGCIDEAPELMQRLNSAPRRLIIDTALGDPRQCLELLSSRVVSGQAVNDLNWLRLRSWRETLAMVFDPPQRRDALSHITRLDIDVEGHHPAQGLLLAAWIADRLGWTLVSTDTIEDGTTAQFKRSDGTEVTFQLMAVPTGQPNVHAGQMVGLRLIAEPENKQGVCVILCAESGGCMRLEGGGMANLDLHEEVVPVQHDTPEMDVARLLGGGHDSTNPLLAAAAPLAARLLS, from the coding sequence ATGTCCCCTCAGCTCACCCTGCAAACCCCGCTGGAACTGGCACCTGCGGAGGTTCCCCACTACCTCGAACAGCTCTGGTCCCCCGAGCAACAGGGCAGCACGGGCACCGGGGCCAACACCTTCTGCCTGCTGATCTGGCAACCCGCCTGGGCGGAGCAGCAATTGATCCGCAGTGGTCGCCTGCCTGGGCCCGTCACCGGACAGCAATCCGCCCCCTTGATCGCTGCGGGCCGCCAAGCGGTGCTGGATGCCGACCTTCCCCTGAGCACGCCGCCGCTTGATGGGGCCGTGGTGAAGGCGGTGGCTGATTTTGAGGGGCAGGTGAGCGCAGAAGACCTGCGTGGCCAGTACATCGATCCGGCCCTGAGTGCGCTGATGCCCCGGCGCCTGATCACCCTGGCACCAACCATCGATGCGGCGCAACCCCTCGAAACACTCGTGGCCGCCTACTGCCCGCTGCCTGAGGAGGGGGGGGGGACCGCAGCCTGCGGCGATGTTGTAGTTCTGCGAGGCGGCCATGGTGCCCTGCGTGAGGGCCTTTCGATTCTCGACCCCCTGCTGCCGGACTCGATGCCGGCCTGGGTCTGGTGGAACGGCTGCATCGACGAAGCGCCAGAGCTGATGCAACGGCTCAACAGCGCACCACGGCGCCTAATCATCGACACCGCTTTGGGGGATCCGCGTCAGTGCCTTGAGCTGCTGAGCAGCCGCGTGGTGAGCGGCCAGGCAGTGAACGATCTCAACTGGCTGCGCCTTCGCAGCTGGCGCGAGACCCTCGCCATGGTGTTCGACCCGCCGCAACGGCGTGATGCTTTAAGCCACATCACCCGTCTCGACATCGATGTTGAGGGCCATCACCCCGCCCAAGGACTGCTGCTAGCCGCATGGATCGCCGATCGACTGGGCTGGACGCTGGTCTCGACCGACACGATCGAGGACGGCACCACCGCCCAGTTCAAGCGTTCCGATGGAACGGAGGTAACCTTCCAACTGATGGCTGTGCCGACGGGGCAGCCCAACGTGCATGCCGGCCAGATGGTGGGGCTTCGACTCATTGCCGAGCCGGAAAACAAGCAAGGCGTGTGCGTGATTCTCTGCGCTGAATCTGGGGGCTGCATGCGTTTGGAGGGGGGAGGCATGGCCAACCTCGATCTGCATGAGGAAGTGGTTCCCGTTCAGCACGACACCCCTGAAATGGATGTAGCCCGCTTGCTGGGCGGCGGTCACGACAGCACCAACCCATTGCTGGCAGCTGCGGCTCCGCTGGCTGCCAGGCTGCTGAGCTGA